A genomic region of Leptolyngbya sp. NIES-2104 contains the following coding sequences:
- a CDS encoding caspase family protein yields MTQHIYALLVGIDEYLSPVSTLKGCVNDVTAMKDYLEGRIEDQHQLHIQTLFNYEATYSAIVNGFRSHLCQAKSEDVVLFYYAGHGSQEQTPEEFWAIEPDHLHETLVCYDSRTPTGKDLADKELAKLIAEVAENHPQITIVLDCCHSGSGTRDSAVTVRQTPADSRVRSLDNFLFSPKEIERLSSVTDWAMPRGKHVLISACRDRELAKEVRVEGQNRGAFSYYLMDTLKRSNTSLTIRDLFKRTSALIASKVIAQSPQLEATVPSELDRPFLGGAIASRVDYFTASYHKDYEWIIDGGAIHGIPQPSFGETTILALFPFETATTGLKTLPHAVAHAQVLTVLPNLSQIQIEGSAVQPDQTFKAIVISLPLPPKGIVLAGDEIGLELVRSQLQSSLYVQEAKTEEAVFKLIAREQCYWITRSTDDHPLVAAIEGYTFESVSKVVQRLEHMARWMNIAELASPAVSRIPSDAVQMQIYQDNQELQDLEIQFTYQPKQPSFKVKLRNTSNQALYCALLDLTDRYGVDAGLFEAGGIWLESGQEVWALGNQPIYASLPEALWKQGKTETKDILKLIVSTTAFDATLLEQFELDLPTLSHRSVERGQGTLDRLMNRVQRRELRSAPEEPVCNDWTTSQIVITTVRPQPTVSISSDQTVAIAPGVQVSPHPTFSANARLTTEAQSTRDLGNRKLPPLLQEMQPFQFLPSRGNEPELNVLELSQVSDRAQVTAANPLRLLVETPLAPNEYLLPISYNGEFFLPLGRAHRTSENQTEIVLERLTEPMSEGQRSLGGSIRIFFQKVVTEQLGLQFNYPLLAIADINPDETLTYTSDLQQIRTRVAQADRIVLYIHGMIGDSQSIVPSLKHANLHDRYDVILTFDYENLNTSIEETAQLLKQRLAAIGLTENHSKQLDIVAYSLGGLVSRWFIEREGGNRIVQHLLMLGTPNAGTPWSTLEDWALLTLSVGLNGLSHCTWSAPIVGMLIKAINRPMQLIEMIDITLDQMHPRSEFLTALAASSDPGIPYTVIVGDVLSISKASQAQKDQQFNALERLSRSLFRRVVAIPFLQQANDIAATVWSMKNVNWKQVQFYDVSCDHLSYLSDPAALSVFSKAMIQAQIPGGVK; encoded by the coding sequence ATGACTCAGCACATTTATGCCTTGCTAGTTGGAATTGATGAGTATTTATCGCCAGTCTCCACACTCAAGGGGTGTGTTAACGATGTTACAGCAATGAAAGACTATTTGGAAGGGCGCATCGAAGACCAGCACCAACTTCATATCCAAACGCTCTTTAACTACGAAGCGACTTACAGCGCGATCGTCAACGGATTTCGATCGCATCTTTGTCAAGCAAAAAGTGAGGATGTCGTTTTATTTTACTATGCTGGACATGGGAGCCAAGAGCAGACTCCAGAGGAATTCTGGGCGATCGAGCCGGATCATTTACATGAAACTTTAGTGTGCTATGACAGTCGCACGCCGACCGGGAAAGACTTAGCCGATAAAGAATTAGCGAAGCTCATTGCTGAAGTTGCAGAGAATCATCCGCAAATTACGATCGTGCTTGATTGTTGCCATTCTGGATCAGGAACTCGTGATTCGGCAGTAACAGTGCGGCAGACTCCCGCCGATTCGCGAGTACGATCGCTCGATAATTTTCTATTCTCACCTAAAGAAATTGAGCGACTTTCTTCAGTGACCGACTGGGCAATGCCACGCGGAAAGCATGTTTTAATCTCTGCCTGTCGCGATCGTGAACTGGCGAAAGAAGTTCGGGTTGAAGGTCAAAATCGCGGCGCATTTTCTTACTATTTGATGGATACTTTAAAGCGATCGAATACAAGTTTAACGATTCGAGATTTATTTAAACGGACATCTGCACTGATCGCAAGCAAAGTGATCGCACAGTCCCCTCAACTCGAAGCGACTGTTCCAAGCGAATTAGATCGACCGTTTTTAGGCGGTGCAATTGCTTCACGAGTTGATTACTTCACAGCAAGCTATCACAAAGACTATGAATGGATCATTGATGGCGGTGCAATTCATGGCATTCCGCAACCGTCCTTCGGAGAGACGACGATTCTTGCACTGTTTCCGTTTGAGACTGCTACGACTGGTTTAAAAACACTCCCTCACGCGGTCGCTCACGCACAGGTTTTAACTGTGCTGCCGAACTTAAGCCAAATTCAGATTGAAGGGAGTGCAGTACAGCCTGACCAAACTTTTAAAGCGATCGTCATTAGTTTACCCTTGCCGCCAAAAGGCATTGTTTTAGCAGGCGATGAAATCGGTTTAGAACTGGTTCGATCTCAACTTCAATCGTCACTGTATGTTCAAGAAGCAAAAACCGAAGAAGCGGTATTCAAATTGATTGCACGAGAGCAATGCTACTGGATTACTCGATCGACGGACGATCACCCATTAGTTGCTGCCATTGAGGGATACACCTTTGAATCTGTATCGAAAGTAGTTCAACGCTTAGAACACATGGCGCGATGGATGAACATTGCTGAGCTTGCGAGTCCTGCTGTAAGTCGAATTCCTTCAGATGCCGTGCAGATGCAGATTTATCAAGACAATCAAGAGCTACAAGATTTAGAGATTCAATTCACTTATCAACCAAAGCAACCCAGCTTTAAAGTAAAGCTCCGAAATACCAGTAATCAGGCGTTGTATTGTGCTTTACTCGATTTAACCGATCGCTATGGTGTTGACGCAGGACTGTTTGAAGCAGGAGGAATCTGGCTTGAGTCGGGTCAAGAAGTTTGGGCATTAGGTAATCAGCCGATCTATGCAAGCCTGCCAGAAGCGCTCTGGAAACAAGGCAAGACTGAAACAAAAGATATTCTCAAACTCATCGTGAGTACGACAGCGTTTGATGCAACCTTATTGGAACAGTTTGAGCTAGATTTGCCAACACTTTCTCATCGAAGTGTAGAACGAGGACAAGGAACGCTCGATCGCCTGATGAACCGAGTTCAACGGCGTGAATTGCGCTCTGCTCCAGAGGAACCTGTTTGCAATGATTGGACAACTAGCCAAATCGTGATTACGACGGTTCGCCCACAGCCAACAGTTTCGATTTCTAGCGATCAAACCGTTGCGATCGCGCCGGGTGTTCAAGTGAGTCCGCATCCCACTTTCAGCGCCAATGCACGTCTCACAACTGAGGCACAATCGACTCGTGATTTAGGCAATCGTAAATTACCTCCTCTTTTACAAGAGATGCAGCCGTTTCAATTCTTACCTAGTCGAGGCAATGAGCCAGAGTTAAATGTTTTGGAATTATCTCAGGTGAGCGATCGTGCTCAAGTCACCGCCGCTAATCCGCTCAGATTGCTTGTAGAAACGCCGCTTGCACCGAATGAATACCTTTTGCCGATTAGCTACAATGGCGAGTTCTTTTTGCCTTTAGGACGCGCTCATCGAACTTCAGAAAATCAAACCGAGATTGTTCTAGAGCGGTTAACAGAGCCAATGAGCGAAGGTCAGCGGAGTTTGGGGGGATCGATTCGGATCTTTTTTCAGAAAGTTGTGACCGAGCAATTAGGATTGCAGTTTAACTATCCTTTATTGGCGATCGCAGATATCAACCCAGATGAAACGTTAACCTACACCAGCGATCTACAACAAATCAGAACAAGAGTGGCTCAAGCCGATCGCATTGTGCTTTACATTCATGGAATGATTGGCGATTCTCAAAGCATCGTGCCCAGTCTAAAACACGCAAATTTACACGATCGCTATGATGTCATTCTCACATTTGATTATGAAAATCTGAATACCTCGATCGAAGAAACCGCTCAACTCTTAAAACAAAGACTTGCTGCGATTGGACTAACCGAAAATCACAGCAAACAATTAGATATTGTCGCGTACTCATTGGGTGGACTCGTCTCACGCTGGTTCATTGAACGCGAAGGAGGAAATCGGATTGTTCAGCATCTATTGATGCTGGGTACGCCTAACGCAGGAACACCTTGGTCAACTTTAGAAGATTGGGCACTATTAACGCTGAGTGTCGGACTCAATGGACTATCTCACTGTACTTGGAGTGCGCCGATCGTGGGAATGTTGATCAAGGCGATCAATCGACCAATGCAGTTGATAGAAATGATCGACATCACCTTGGATCAAATGCACCCTCGTTCCGAGTTCTTAACAGCTTTAGCGGCAAGCTCAGATCCAGGCATTCCCTACACAGTGATTGTCGGTGATGTTTTATCTATTTCTAAAGCCTCGCAAGCACAGAAAGATCAACAATTCAATGCGTTAGAACGTCTGTCTCGTTCTCTATTTCGCAGAGTGGTTGCAATTCCATTTCTTCAACAAGCAAACGATATTGCAGCAACAGTTTGGAGCATGAAAAATGTGAATTGGAAGCAGGTGCAGTTCTATGATGTGAGTTGCGACCATCTCTCCTATTTGAGCGATCCCGCTGCATTGTCCGTGTTCTCAAAAGCCATGATTCAGGCACAAATTCCTGGAGGTGTGAAATGA
- a CDS encoding SGNH/GDSL hydrolase family protein, whose protein sequence is MLDTFRLINADLNPDADVSTDILLDYFQPSELQQQYCELSQIYVFGDSLSDIGNTFDLMQQALGEGLPPAPPYFARRFSNGPVWVEYLARFLKLPSSRHTNFAAGGATTGSLNTFIPNNPHNLPGLQQQIEKFTASLQGAPADSNALYIVWVGANDYFGGGSTDPTVPIANLSNAIQSLVNAGAKQLMVVNLPDLGDLPSSQGNPEVSNGLNALTHAHNTALATSIQALQHTAGSDVQIMLFDVNGMMNQLFLDPAKSGFTNIADTELEKLSQFQGYADTFFFWDRIHPTTTAHLTLAKTAVALLTPVATAVS, encoded by the coding sequence ATGCTAGATACTTTCAGACTGATCAATGCTGACCTCAATCCCGATGCAGATGTATCAACTGATATTCTGCTTGACTACTTTCAGCCCTCTGAATTACAACAGCAGTATTGCGAACTCAGTCAGATTTACGTATTTGGGGATAGTCTTTCTGATATTGGGAACACGTTTGACCTGATGCAACAAGCTCTAGGCGAAGGACTTCCGCCAGCACCGCCGTATTTTGCGCGACGCTTCTCGAATGGTCCAGTTTGGGTAGAGTATCTGGCTCGGTTCCTCAAACTTCCATCGAGTCGTCATACCAACTTTGCCGCAGGTGGAGCCACAACAGGCAGTCTCAACACCTTTATTCCAAACAATCCCCACAACTTGCCTGGACTGCAACAGCAAATTGAAAAATTCACTGCTTCACTTCAGGGCGCTCCAGCAGACTCGAACGCGCTGTACATTGTCTGGGTCGGTGCAAATGATTACTTCGGAGGCGGGAGCACCGATCCCACGGTGCCGATCGCGAATTTGTCTAACGCCATTCAGTCCCTCGTCAACGCGGGCGCAAAGCAACTCATGGTGGTGAATTTACCCGACTTAGGCGATTTGCCATCTTCACAAGGCAATCCCGAAGTCTCTAATGGACTGAATGCGCTGACTCATGCACACAATACAGCTTTAGCCACTTCAATTCAAGCCTTGCAGCACACGGCTGGTTCTGATGTCCAGATCATGCTGTTTGATGTGAATGGGATGATGAATCAATTGTTTTTAGATCCAGCAAAATCTGGCTTTACGAACATTGCGGATACTGAATTGGAGAAGCTCTCGCAGTTTCAAGGCTATGCAGATACCTTCTTCTTCTGGGACAGAATTCATCCAACCACGACCGCGCATCTCACTTTAGCAAAAACAGCCGTAGCTCTACTGACACCTGTCGCGACCGCAGTGAGCTAA